In Halanaeroarchaeum sp. HSR-CO, one DNA window encodes the following:
- a CDS encoding DUF2298 domain-containing protein, whose translation MEYGLVVIWLGLFVGLGALALPASSLVFATLPDRGAGLAIPFAFVVLTVVGYRLGQVTFGTGTAVAAVLVLAVVSALAVRWGVAMRWNRYRDAVLVFALAFLFFVGIRALDPGAHPGGGEKFLDMGLLASLLRAGSLPPDDMWFANEPVQYYYGGHMLAAMFAQLTDTAARYAYNLALAGYYAAFVTAAWGIGAVISAGSGRSYRRGGVVAAFFVGIASNLSTPIRLLVWTLPEGAGETLAAVANIEMKGLATGVDSFHYWHASRVIDAGPRGESTYNLATEFPFFAFLNGDLHAHMMSPIFLLVGVGLAYTYWRTPPEALVRRAVLIFAFIPAAVGVLIVVNTWSAPALVGVTWLTLLFAPGPPWSLFPARLETMIDRATDGRAVRTEGARIVVATVLAVAVALIGAISVASFLSGTTSGRSIGFFSEPTSRLPDLLVVHGAFLAVTVPYLLRRWSRDTVALVGLLGVAAIAITAVLTAPAVGLFVPLLLGAWYRLRTDSGVDFEAVLLVGAMGLLVLVEFVFLVEEAGPGRFNTVFKIYSQVWALWAVAAGAMTAHLPPLRASVERIGREVRRGLPRGRPSGNDDKTSDDAEEKTISTMGSIGAVLLVVLLASTSIYGGFAVASTAGAQSGTPTLDAHQYIEDDHPEEAGAIEWVNDLEGQPTMVSAPGTDIYQWVNAPSSMTGVPTVAGWRHEIGYRGADDYRSRVRDVDAIFETVDPQTRSALLDRYHVEYIYVGPVERDRYDVRAYDEEQGISVAYEDEAVTIYRVNDSELLG comes from the coding sequence GTGGAATACGGACTCGTCGTCATCTGGCTCGGCCTCTTCGTTGGTCTCGGAGCCCTCGCGCTCCCGGCGAGTAGCCTGGTGTTTGCGACGCTCCCGGATCGCGGGGCGGGACTGGCGATCCCGTTCGCCTTCGTGGTGCTCACCGTCGTCGGCTACCGACTCGGCCAGGTGACCTTCGGAACGGGAACCGCCGTTGCGGCCGTCCTTGTGCTGGCGGTCGTGTCGGCGCTCGCCGTCCGGTGGGGCGTTGCGATGCGCTGGAACCGGTACCGTGATGCGGTCCTCGTATTCGCGCTCGCCTTCCTGTTTTTCGTGGGCATCAGGGCACTGGATCCGGGTGCCCACCCAGGCGGTGGAGAGAAGTTCCTGGACATGGGGTTGCTCGCGTCACTTCTTCGCGCGGGGAGTCTCCCACCCGATGACATGTGGTTCGCCAACGAACCAGTCCAGTACTACTACGGCGGCCACATGCTCGCCGCGATGTTCGCCCAGCTAACCGACACCGCAGCTCGATACGCCTACAACCTCGCACTCGCCGGCTACTACGCGGCATTCGTGACCGCGGCCTGGGGTATCGGCGCGGTGATAAGTGCTGGCTCGGGACGATCCTATCGTCGGGGTGGGGTCGTCGCCGCGTTCTTCGTCGGGATAGCCAGCAACCTCTCGACACCGATCCGGCTACTCGTCTGGACGCTCCCAGAGGGTGCCGGCGAAACACTCGCTGCCGTCGCGAATATCGAGATGAAAGGCCTCGCGACGGGCGTCGATTCGTTTCACTACTGGCATGCGAGCCGGGTCATCGACGCCGGACCACGGGGCGAGTCGACGTACAACCTCGCCACCGAGTTCCCCTTCTTCGCCTTCCTCAATGGAGACCTCCACGCCCACATGATGAGTCCGATCTTCCTGTTGGTGGGTGTCGGTCTGGCCTACACTTACTGGCGCACACCCCCTGAGGCGCTAGTGCGCCGTGCGGTCCTGATCTTCGCGTTCATCCCAGCCGCCGTCGGGGTACTGATCGTCGTCAATACCTGGAGTGCCCCGGCCCTCGTCGGAGTTACCTGGTTGACGCTCCTCTTCGCGCCCGGCCCACCCTGGAGTCTGTTCCCCGCTCGTCTGGAAACGATGATCGACCGTGCGACCGACGGGCGGGCAGTTCGAACCGAAGGTGCCCGAATCGTCGTCGCGACAGTTCTCGCGGTCGCCGTCGCCCTCATCGGGGCCATCTCGGTGGCCTCGTTCCTCTCCGGGACCACGAGTGGGCGTTCGATCGGGTTCTTCTCGGAACCCACGAGCCGACTCCCCGATCTGCTCGTGGTGCACGGCGCGTTCCTCGCCGTCACGGTGCCATACTTGCTTCGGAGATGGTCTCGTGATACCGTCGCACTGGTCGGCCTGCTCGGAGTGGCGGCAATTGCGATCACGGCGGTCCTCACCGCGCCCGCGGTCGGTCTGTTCGTCCCACTGCTCCTCGGAGCGTGGTACCGCCTCCGGACCGATTCTGGGGTGGACTTCGAGGCGGTCCTCCTCGTCGGCGCCATGGGGTTGCTCGTGCTCGTCGAATTCGTCTTCCTGGTCGAAGAAGCCGGCCCCGGACGGTTCAACACCGTCTTCAAGATATACTCGCAGGTCTGGGCGCTGTGGGCGGTCGCGGCCGGTGCGATGACGGCTCATCTACCACCACTACGCGCGAGCGTCGAACGGATCGGTCGCGAGGTTCGCCGTGGGTTGCCGCGGGGTCGACCGTCGGGAAATGACGACAAAACGTCGGACGATGCCGAGGAAAAGACGATCAGTACCATGGGATCCATCGGTGCGGTTCTGCTCGTCGTGCTCCTCGCGTCGACGTCCATCTACGGCGGGTTCGCCGTCGCGTCGACCGCCGGAGCCCAGTCCGGAACACCGACCCTCGATGCACACCAGTACATCGAGGACGACCACCCAGAGGAGGCAGGAGCGATCGAGTGGGTAAACGATCTGGAGGGGCAGCCCACGATGGTTTCGGCACCTGGAACGGACATCTACCAATGGGTGAACGCCCCGTCGAGCATGACGGGTGTTCCGACGGTTGCCGGGTGGAGACACGAGATCGGTTACCGGGGCGCTGACGACTACCGCTCCCGAGTCAGAGACGTGGACGCCATCTTCGAGACGGTAGATCCCCAGACGCGGTCGGCACTGCTAGACCGCTACCACGTCGAGTACATCTACGTCGGTCCGGTCGAGCGGGATCGCTACGACGTCAGGGCGTACGACGAGGAACAGGGAATCTCGGTGGCCTACGAGGACGAGGCAGTGACGATATATCGCGTCAACGACAGCGAACTGCTCGGGTAG
- a CDS encoding glycosyltransferase: MRSSVGVVIPAYRPDLHALERYLDTLQTVVDPEVIRVELDDPTPDTVRALSDGPAEVHTVETRRGKGAAITAGFERLDTDVLAFADADGSTPAESIDDVIDPVRTGAAALAVGSRRHPDADVQSHQSFFRRRLGDAFAWLARRSLDVSLYDYQCGAKALSAETWRSIRTHLYEPGFAWDLEVVSMTHATGNRIQEVPVTWVDHPESTVSTGSAVVEMLGGLLAARHRARLIAEDPFYEVIDSYRDRTAPLVSRTDEK, from the coding sequence ATGAGGTCGAGTGTGGGCGTCGTGATCCCGGCCTACCGACCGGACCTCCACGCCCTCGAGCGGTACCTCGACACTCTCCAGACCGTCGTCGATCCCGAGGTGATCAGGGTGGAACTCGACGATCCGACGCCCGACACGGTGAGGGCCCTCTCGGACGGGCCGGCCGAGGTGCACACCGTCGAAACGCGTCGAGGGAAGGGGGCCGCGATAACGGCGGGATTCGAACGTCTCGACACCGACGTGCTCGCGTTCGCCGACGCAGACGGGAGTACCCCAGCCGAGTCTATCGACGACGTCATCGACCCGGTTCGAACCGGGGCAGCGGCCCTCGCGGTCGGATCCCGTCGGCACCCAGACGCGGACGTTCAATCCCATCAGTCGTTTTTCCGCCGCCGACTCGGGGACGCCTTCGCCTGGCTCGCCCGACGGTCACTGGACGTCTCCCTGTACGACTATCAGTGCGGTGCGAAGGCACTGTCTGCCGAGACCTGGCGATCGATCCGTACCCACCTCTACGAACCCGGCTTCGCCTGGGACCTGGAGGTCGTCTCGATGACACACGCAACCGGCAACCGAATCCAGGAGGTGCCAGTCACCTGGGTAGACCATCCGGAGAGTACGGTCTCCACGGGATCGGCTGTCGTGGAGATGCTCGGTGGCCTGCTCGCTGCCCGCCACCGTGCCAGATTGATCGCCGAAGATCCGTTCTACGAGGTTATCGATTCGTACCGCGACCGAACCGCTCCACTCGTCTCCCGAACCGACGAGAAATGA
- a CDS encoding GtrA family protein has translation MTGSDSWVSVIQRRLRPLARIDRIGQFVSVGVAGASLETVIVFILTGLWTVAPLPAKAVGAEASISLMFLLNDRWTFAEVGKSGLSAVVRRYLKSHAVRLGGLTVAFTTLYVLTAWTDVRLVLAGADFWPTVANVIGIGVGMTINYLAESIVTWRVLSN, from the coding sequence ATGACGGGTTCGGACTCGTGGGTGTCGGTCATCCAGCGCCGTCTTCGCCCGCTGGCCAGAATCGATCGTATCGGTCAATTCGTGTCCGTCGGTGTCGCCGGAGCGTCCCTGGAGACGGTCATCGTCTTCATCCTTACCGGCCTCTGGACCGTCGCCCCCCTTCCGGCGAAAGCCGTCGGCGCGGAGGCGTCGATTTCTCTCATGTTCCTCCTCAACGACCGCTGGACCTTCGCCGAAGTGGGCAAATCCGGCCTGTCCGCGGTCGTCCGACGGTACCTGAAGTCCCACGCCGTCCGACTCGGTGGGCTGACCGTCGCGTTCACGACCCTCTACGTCCTCACCGCGTGGACCGACGTTCGACTCGTGCTGGCAGGCGCGGACTTCTGGCCTACCGTCGCCAACGTCATCGGCATCGGGGTCGGGATGACGATCAACTATCTGGCCGAGAGCATCGTCACCTGGCGGGTCCTCTCGAACTAG
- a CDS encoding inorganic phosphate transporter codes for MDLLFGILSVLAAIFVGFNIGGSSTGVAWGPAVGARVVDKTTAAALMTLFVFLGGWTVGRNVIETLGSELVPTTAFTIEASIVVLVFIGLGMLFANLYGVPVSTSMTAVGAIAGLGLATNQLDFAVVGSIMVWWLIAPILGFWAGGFIGRYLYPYLEREFAIERSSGPLLTLDPEKTLPRPTLGPETTAREVVSTVLVFVIACYMAFSAGASNVANAVAPLVGGGIVATERGIVLGSLAIGLGAFTIARRTMESVGNDLTDLPLLAAMVVMVVGATITTVASWLGIPISLALSTVMTIVGLGWGRATRPATVAELVRGESETKVTMGSLTTEPEDEVPRIGEEDPDSIEDVKQLFDPSTVARFVAFWIIGPSVATLLSYVTFRFLTLA; via the coding sequence ATGGATTTATTGTTCGGTATCCTCTCCGTCCTCGCTGCCATATTCGTCGGCTTCAACATCGGTGGATCGTCCACTGGTGTCGCCTGGGGACCAGCCGTCGGCGCTCGAGTCGTCGACAAGACCACCGCAGCGGCGCTCATGACGCTGTTCGTGTTTCTCGGCGGCTGGACGGTCGGTCGCAACGTGATCGAAACGCTCGGCAGCGAACTCGTGCCCACCACCGCGTTCACCATCGAGGCGAGTATCGTGGTGCTCGTCTTTATCGGACTGGGGATGCTATTTGCGAATCTCTACGGCGTTCCCGTCTCGACGTCGATGACTGCCGTCGGCGCGATCGCGGGTCTCGGACTGGCGACCAACCAACTCGATTTCGCCGTCGTCGGTTCGATCATGGTCTGGTGGCTCATCGCCCCGATCCTCGGTTTCTGGGCCGGAGGGTTCATCGGTCGGTACCTCTATCCCTACCTCGAACGAGAGTTCGCTATCGAGCGATCGAGTGGTCCGCTCCTTACACTCGATCCGGAGAAAACACTTCCCCGACCGACCCTGGGCCCCGAAACGACCGCACGAGAGGTAGTAAGTACGGTCCTGGTCTTCGTTATCGCCTGCTACATGGCCTTTAGCGCCGGTGCGAGTAACGTCGCGAACGCGGTCGCTCCGCTCGTCGGAGGCGGCATCGTCGCTACGGAACGGGGGATAGTCCTCGGCTCGCTCGCCATCGGTCTCGGTGCGTTCACGATCGCCCGGCGAACGATGGAATCGGTCGGGAACGACCTGACGGACCTGCCACTGCTGGCCGCGATGGTCGTGATGGTCGTCGGTGCCACGATCACGACCGTCGCGTCGTGGCTGGGGATCCCGATCAGTCTCGCGCTGTCGACGGTTATGACCATCGTGGGTCTGGGATGGGGACGGGCTACCCGCCCGGCGACCGTCGCCGAACTCGTGCGAGGGGAATCGGAGACGAAAGTGACGATGGGGTCGCTCACCACAGAGCCCGAAGACGAGGTGCCCCGAATCGGCGAGGAGGATCCGGATTCCATCGAGGACGTGAAACAGCTATTCGACCCATCGACGGTCGCCCGATTCGTCGCGTTCTGGATCATCGGCCCATCCGTCGCAACCCTTCTCTCCTACGTCACGTTCCGATTTCTCACCCTCGCCTGA
- a CDS encoding universal stress protein, producing MPTRVLVPMDGSEMAEAALEYALDLFPDGDITVFVVVGEPSAMMGGAVSLALEEDIEEAAEELAADILDRARQIAQSHDIEISTAFSWGSPAKEIVSRAEDFDTVVIGSHGGSVSDNLFVGNVAKKVFRRSPVPVTVVR from the coding sequence ATGCCCACACGCGTTCTCGTTCCGATGGACGGTTCAGAGATGGCCGAGGCCGCCCTCGAGTATGCCCTCGACCTCTTTCCCGACGGCGACATTACGGTCTTCGTCGTCGTTGGAGAGCCCTCCGCGATGATGGGTGGTGCCGTCAGTCTCGCTCTCGAAGAGGACATCGAGGAAGCTGCCGAAGAATTGGCCGCTGATATTCTCGACCGCGCACGACAGATCGCGCAGTCCCACGACATCGAGATATCGACGGCGTTCTCCTGGGGGAGCCCGGCAAAAGAAATCGTCTCCCGCGCCGAAGACTTCGACACCGTGGTCATCGGCAGTCACGGCGGATCCGTGTCCGATAATTTGTTCGTCGGAAACGTTGCGAAGAAGGTCTTTCGCCGGTCCCCAGTGCCTGTTACCGTCGTTCGGTGA
- the hpt gene encoding hypoxanthine/guanine phosphoribosyltransferase: MDRLKQSLLDAPIIQKGDYQYFVHPISDGVPMLEPGLLREIVIGIIRKAEIDDVDKIVTPAAMGIHISTAVSLMTDIPLVVIRKRQYGLDGEVALAQETGYSESEMFINDVDPGDKVLVLDDVLSTGGTLRAIAEALDSIDADIRDIVAVIKKAGPNELDDTDYNVKTLINVTVEDGEVIITDEHGDG; encoded by the coding sequence ATGGACAGGTTGAAGCAGTCCCTTCTCGACGCGCCGATCATCCAGAAAGGCGATTATCAGTACTTCGTCCACCCGATCAGCGACGGGGTCCCGATGCTCGAGCCCGGGCTGCTCCGCGAGATCGTCATCGGCATCATCAGAAAAGCCGAGATCGATGACGTCGACAAGATCGTCACGCCCGCCGCGATGGGCATCCACATCTCCACCGCCGTCTCGTTGATGACCGACATCCCCCTCGTCGTCATCCGAAAGCGCCAGTACGGACTCGACGGCGAGGTCGCGCTCGCCCAGGAGACCGGCTATTCCGAGAGCGAGATGTTCATCAACGACGTGGATCCGGGAGACAAGGTGCTCGTCCTCGACGACGTCCTCTCGACGGGCGGGACTCTCCGCGCGATCGCCGAGGCGCTCGATTCCATCGACGCCGACATCCGGGACATCGTGGCCGTCATCAAGAAAGCGGGGCCGAACGAGCTCGACGACACCGATTACAACGTCAAGACGCTCATCAACGTGACCGTCGAGGACGGCGAAGTCATCATCACGGACGAACACGGCGACGGATAG